A region of the Deltaproteobacteria bacterium genome:
GGGGCGGCTCGAGAAGCTGCTGCGCGAAGCCGCGGAGCAGGCGGGCCTTTCCGACATCCAGCACGGGTTCCAGGAGGGCCGCTTCGCGCACGCGGTCGCGCAGGCCCTCGGGCTCTCGGGGCTGTCGCTCGAGCTGGCGCGCCTGAAGGAGCTGCTCGCCGGGCTCTCAGCCGCCGACGCGCGGCGCCTGGAAGCGTATCTCGACCGCCGGCTCCAGGACCTGGCCGACATGGTGAAGCGCCTGGTGCGTGGCGAGCTCCAACGCCAGGACGTGACGCGCGGCGACCGCCAGCGCCTGCAGGCGCTGGCGGAGAAGAGCTTCTACTACCTCTCCGAGGAGGAGATCCGCCGCATGCAGGAGGCGGTCACCAAGCTCGCCCGGCGCCTGCGCAACGTGGTGTCGATCCGGCGCAAGCGGGCTCGCCGGGGGAAGTTCGACTCGAACGACACGCTGCGCAAGAACCTCCAGTACGGCGGCGTCCCCTTCCGCATCGTCTTCGACCGCCGGCGCAAGGAGAAGCCGCAGGTGATGGTGCTGTGCGACGTCTCCGACTCGGTGCGCAACGTGTCGCGCTTCATGCTCCAGTTCGTCTACTCGCTCCAGGACCTCTACTCGAAGGTGCGCAGCTTCATCTTCGTCGCCGAGGTGGGTGAGATCACGCGCCTCTTCCAGGAACGCGACATCAACGACGCGATCGGCGCGGCGCTCCACGGCAACGTCATCAACGTCTACGCCCACTCGGACTTCGGGCGCGCCTTCAAGGCCTTCCACCGGGACTTCCTGCCCGCGGTGAACAAGCGCACCACGGTCATCATCCTGGGCGACGGGCGCAACAACTACAACCTGCCGCACGACTGGGTGCTCAGGGACGTGCAGCAGCGCGCCAAGCAGGTCATCTGGCTCAACCCCGAGAACAAGATGACCTGGGGGTTCGGCGACAGCGAGATGGACCGGTACGCCCCCTACTGCACCCTGGTCGAGGAGTGCCGCAACCTGA
Encoded here:
- a CDS encoding VWA domain-containing protein; protein product: MDAKLVEFTNLLRQNGVRVSLAESMDMLRALDVVGLPDRGTVRAALRATTVKRGVDLPTFETLFDLFFSGLADAIKELTAATAGALEMSEEDFQRFLDQLKQRLEEAGAELSPLARALLEADAGRLEKLLREAAEQAGLSDIQHGFQEGRFAHAVAQALGLSGLSLELARLKELLAGLSAADARRLEAYLDRRLQDLADMVKRLVRGELQRQDVTRGDRQRLQALAEKSFYYLSEEEIRRMQEAVTKLARRLRNVVSIRRKRARRGKFDSNDTLRKNLQYGGVPFRIVFDRRRKEKPQVMVLCDVSDSVRNVSRFMLQFVYSLQDLYSKVRSFIFVAEVGEITRLFQERDINDAIGAALHGNVINVYAHSDFGRAFKAFHRDFLPAVNKRTTVIILGDGRNNYNLPHDWVLRDVQQRAKQVIWLNPENKMTWGFGDSEMDRYAPYCTLVEECRNLNQLYRVIDRLVAV